The Podospora bellae-mahoneyi strain CBS 112042 chromosome 7, whole genome shotgun sequence genome includes a window with the following:
- the PIK1 gene encoding Phosphatidylinositol 4-kinase pik1alpha (PI4-kinase)(PtdIns-4-kinase) (EggNog:ENOG503NTYJ; COG:G) has protein sequence MSWDLLQRFLESDVFNQNPFLSVSYLSRYADHIGIHYVLCNKLRQFPYEDIEFFLPQLCHLIISVDNESMALEEFLLDLCEESVTAALLTFWLFQTYLHDLSSNPQTEAFSTCRRVYNKVQHIVFGVSDVRRQEKIVENALPVTVLGSFVLASIALPMLPGWAGPLAVAQARRPRPVIESIAEPVAAAPQIQNKNVPARAHTVTAGSSRSKRAKESRIASAPDVKVQPTSQNNSPKKHRTKPSRPGTSGSVAEAPLPEPSRPAPVESLENLSLEARISSASLPLPDSRPRIVTRPTTPLTAGLRPHDMSRKHSHSVKTMLNQAEMTNEQKIRLLRQNYFRCQTAFLTALEDISNRLVIVPKPARLSALRAELALIARDLPAEVDIPVLCPPTLVDGSPSKSRHHRIVRLNPAEATVLNSAEKVPYLLMVEILRDDFTFDPDTQDNQRLLTTLLAEQGTRKRIFDLSDAPSIPAVSRTPPAEPVVDSVFEPASGDLGASPMLKPSDDDLFGPVPPLPRTQSLRVGNPNIAVSGAVDNKTTPRHSIHTSISGSPSPPARSRTLTISNPRNNSVDQPDFSALAIHMRTASQMLAQLDATSGKRPKQEVAAIRAKIIASMQSLEEQSFDLDDGHGPTFDTIIAKGEVGSAAATSNNNANGTTDMENEGSAGPEPANINANAGIDRMENDIKTGGLQRKGDRDDPSAAVFGEAWEVKKERIRKSSPYGWMKNWDLMSVIIKTGSDLRQEAFACQLIRVCHKIWVDAGVPVWVKLMRILVTGESSGLIETIANGVSLHSIKRSLTMASIESGQNPRRRIATLKDHFVKVFGKPDSEGYKAGVDAFKRSLAAYSVISYVLQLKDRHNGNVLIDNEGHIIHIDFGFMLSNSPGSVGFEAAPFKFTYEYVDVLGGVGSADYEDFKKLCKQAFQALRRSADNIIDLVSMMGRESKMPCYGAGVTQVTAALRQRFQLQLSADEAEQFVETDLIGKSLGSYYTRLYDTFQYRTQGIY, from the exons atGTCTTGGGACTTGCTGCAGCGGTTTCTCGAGAGCGATGTCTTTAACCAGAATCCTTTCCTCTCGGTGTCGTACCTCTC ACGATATGCCGACCACATAGGCATTCACTATGTGTTGTGCAACAAGCTTCGCCAATTTCCCTACGAGGACATCGAGTTCTTCCTGCCGCAACTGTGCCATCTTATTATAAGCGTCGACAATGAGTCCATGGCTCTGGAGGAATTCCTCCTGGACCTATGCGAGGAGTCGGTGACAGCAGCGCTCCTG ACCTTTTGGTTGTTTCAAACTTACCTCCATGACCTCTCATCGAATCCGCAAACCGAGGCTTTCAGTACTTGCCGCCGAGTCTACAACAAGGTGCAACACATAGTGTTTGGGGTATCAGACGTTAGAAGACAGGAAAAGATTGTGGAAAATGCACTGCCGGTGACTGTCTTGGGGAGCTTCGTGTTGGCGAGCATTGCTTTGCCCATGTTGCCTGGCTGGGCGGGACCCCTTGCTGTTGCGCAAGCGAGAAGACCACGCCCTGTTATCGAAAGCATCGCCGAGCCAGTCGCCGCTGCTCCTCAGATTCAGAATAAGAATGTGCCTGCTAGAGCGCATACTGTGACGGCCGGGAGTAGCAGGTCCAAACGCGCAAAGGAGAGTCGCATAGCAAGCGCCCCAGACGTCAAGGTTCAGCCCACTTCCCAGAACAACTCGCCCAAAAAACACAGGACCAAACCGTCAAGACCCGGTACGTCTGGGAGCGTAGCAGAGGCACCATTGCCAGAACCAAGCCGGCCTGCTCCAGTTGAAAGTCTGGAAAATCTCAGCCTTGAAGCACGCATCAGCTCGGCATCCTTACCGCTACCTGATTCTCGACCTCGTATCGTTACCAGACCCACCACGCCCCTGACAGCTGGCCTACGACCGCACGACATGTCTAGGAAACATTCGCACAGCGTCAAGACCATGCTGAACCAAGCTGAGATGACCAATGAGCAAAAAATACGGCTCTTGAGACAAAACTACTTTCGCTGCCAGACAGCTTTCTTGACAGCATTGGAGGATATCTCGAACCGCTTGGTGATTGTGCCTAAGCCGGCTCGTCTGAGTGCTCTGCGCGCCGAGCTTGCCTTGATCGCCAGGGACTTGCCTGCCGAGGTTGATATCCCAGTGTTGTGCCCGCCTACTCTAGTAGACGGCTCACCATCGAAAAGCCGCCACCACAGAATAGTCCGGTTGAACCCGGCCGAGGCAACAGTTCTTAACAGTGCTGAAAAAGTGCCGTATCTACTCATGGTGGAAATTCTGAGGGACGATTTTACCTTTGATCCTGACACCCAGGATAACCAGAGGCTGCTTACGACTCTACTGGCCGAGCAGGGGACGAGGAAAAGAATATTCGATTTATCTGATGCCCCTAGCATACCTGCCGTTTCCCGGACACCACCGGCCGAGCCAGTGGTGGATAGCGTTTTCGAGCCAGCTTCTGGAGATCTGGGGGCTTCGCCTATGCTCAAGCCCTCAGATGACGATCTATTTGGCCCTGTACCGCCATTGCCAAGAACTCAGTCGCTCCGGGTTGGCAACCCAAATATCGCTGTTTCTGGGGCTGTAGACAACAAGACAACGCCTCGACACTCTATCCACACTAGTATCTCTGGGTCACCTAGTCCTCCGGCTAGAAGCCGTACTTTGACTATCAGCAACCCGCGAAACAACTCTGTCGATCAGCCTGACTTTTCGGCACTGGCTATTCATATGCGAACGGCATCTCAGATGCTGGCCCAGCTGGACGCAACCAGCGGGAAGCGTCCAAAACAAGAAGTAGCGGCCATCCGCGCCAAGATCATTGCAAGCATGCAGAGTCTGGAGGAGCAGAGCTTTGATCTGGATGACGGCCATGGACCAACGTTTGACACCATCATAGCCAAGGGCGAGGTGGGCTCCGCTGCTGCGACCAGCAATAATAACGCCAATGGAACAACAGACATGGAAAACGAAGGCAGTGCCGGCCCTGAACCAGCAAATATCAACGCCAATGCCGGTATTGACAGGATGGAAAATGACATCAAGACGGGTGGTCTTCAGCGCAAGGGTGACCGTGACGATCCCAGCGCGGCGGTCTTTGGAGAGGcgtgggaggtgaagaaggagcggATCCGCAAGTCTTCGCCGTACGGATGGATGAAGAACTGGGACCTTATGAGCGTCATTATCAAGACAGGCTCTGACTTGAGGCAGGAGGCGTTTGCGTGCCAGTTGATTCGAGTCTGCCACAAGATCTGGGTGGATGCTGGGGTGCCGGTGTGGGTGAAGCTCATGCGGATCCTGGTGACGGGAGAATCATCTGGCTTGATCGAGACGATTGCCAACGGCGTATCCCTTCACTCCATCAAGCGCAGCCTGACGATGGCGTCGATCGAGTCGGGGCAGaacccaaggaggaggatcgcCACGCTCAAGGACCATTTCGTGAAAGTGTTTGGCAAGCCTGACAGCGAGGGGTACAAGGCTGGCGTGGACGCTTTCAAGAGATCGCTGGCGGCGTACAGCGTTATTTCTTATGTGCTCCAGCTCAAGGACAGGCACAACGGGAACGTGCTGATTGACAACGAGGGGCACATTATTCACATCGACTTTGGGTTCATGCTGTCGAACTCACCGGGGTCGGTTGGGTTTGAGGCGGCGCCGTTCAAGTTTACGTATGAGTATGTGGATGTgctggggggtgttgggtcGGCTGATTATGAGGATTTTAAGAAGCTTTGCAAGCAGGCTTTTCAGG CTCTTCGACGATCAGCGGATAATATCATCGACCTGGTCAGCATGATGGGGCGGGAGAGCAAGATGCCTTGTTATGGAGCGGGCGTCACGCAGGTCACGGCAGCATTGAGGCAGAGGTTTCAGCTGCAGCTGAGCGCGGATGAGGCGGAGCAGTTTGTTGAGACGGATTTGATTGGGAAGTCGTTGGGGAGTTATTACACAAGGCT TTATGATACCTTTCAATATAGAACACAGGGAATCTACTGA